One genomic segment of Borrelia miyamotoi includes these proteins:
- the recD gene encoding exodeoxyribonuclease V subunit alpha, with product MRNYLVLREFLKSNNRNHLAPEIKIYEIIEALNINIGNCYKAYSITKKIQNEKCEELTIFLIFLFNYLSKGHLRANINLLIKDIQKTIECAFLELEEKNQFYQRSINILEEIAKFTKPTKINEMILYLKENNIMKDYNKDEKITTPLILENNIHIYTQKNFREEEELIQKIDQRLKNNKSKISDQRIKNIITNLNTKGLSEEQINSIKKSLKSNFFILSGGPGTGKTTTINYILKAIDIHLNVKQKVALIAPTGKASQKLKSSLKTSFKKIETEYGTIQKLLKTSFISKGNKYDEANFLEFEIIIIDEASMIDASTFLKLLKAIKISTKLIITGDKNQLPSIAGGNVYSSLMKIKEISAENVEILKKNFRSNNEINLLAEAIYKEDANLIDLQLNVNKNIILKDIKKVNIENELLNYRKNLYKDISNFDLNSLKDKEVESIINILLNTVILCSKNFGRFGIKRINEIIKLDLKKIYGNLIGQIILITQNDYKNNLFNGERGILFKEDSKIYALFKREDEKYKKINFNLLNKYELSFATTIHKSQGSEYKHVQIIIEDHPFLTKELLYTAITRAKESIEIISSKDIIKNVSLKTIERDSKILEHIDALNQIDK from the coding sequence ATGAGAAATTATTTAGTCTTAAGAGAGTTTTTAAAAAGCAATAATAGAAATCATTTAGCTCCAGAAATCAAAATTTATGAAATAATAGAGGCTTTAAACATAAACATAGGCAATTGCTACAAAGCATACTCAATCACAAAAAAAATACAAAATGAAAAGTGTGAAGAACTTACTATTTTTTTAATATTTCTATTCAATTACCTTTCCAAAGGTCATTTAAGAGCTAATATTAATTTACTAATAAAAGATATTCAAAAAACAATTGAATGTGCTTTCCTTGAATTGGAAGAAAAAAATCAATTTTACCAAAGATCAATAAACATACTAGAAGAAATTGCAAAATTTACAAAACCAACAAAAATAAACGAAATGATCTTATATTTAAAAGAAAATAATATAATGAAAGATTACAATAAAGATGAAAAAATCACAACTCCTTTAATATTAGAAAATAATATTCACATCTATACCCAAAAAAATTTTAGAGAAGAAGAAGAACTAATACAAAAAATAGATCAAAGACTTAAGAATAATAAAAGTAAAATAAGCGATCAAAGAATAAAAAACATTATAACCAACTTAAACACTAAAGGACTAAGTGAAGAACAGATTAATTCAATCAAAAAATCTTTAAAAAGTAATTTCTTTATACTCAGTGGCGGTCCTGGAACAGGCAAAACAACAACTATTAATTATATTTTAAAGGCAATCGATATTCACTTGAATGTCAAACAAAAAGTAGCTCTTATAGCACCAACTGGAAAAGCAAGTCAAAAACTAAAGTCAAGTTTAAAAACATCATTTAAAAAAATTGAAACAGAATATGGCACAATACAAAAATTATTAAAAACTTCATTTATCAGCAAAGGCAACAAATATGACGAAGCCAATTTTCTAGAATTTGAAATAATAATAATTGATGAAGCATCTATGATAGATGCAAGCACTTTCTTAAAATTGTTAAAGGCAATCAAGATAAGCACAAAACTTATCATAACAGGAGATAAGAATCAACTTCCATCAATAGCTGGAGGAAATGTATATTCAAGTCTTATGAAAATAAAAGAAATAAGTGCTGAAAATGTAGAAATACTTAAAAAAAACTTTAGAAGCAATAATGAGATAAATTTACTAGCAGAAGCAATATATAAAGAAGATGCAAATTTAATTGATCTTCAACTTAACGTTAACAAAAATATCATTTTAAAAGATATCAAAAAAGTAAATATTGAAAATGAATTATTAAATTACAGAAAAAATTTATACAAAGATATCTCTAACTTTGATCTTAACTCACTAAAAGACAAAGAAGTTGAATCAATAATCAATATTCTGCTTAACACCGTCATTTTATGCTCAAAAAATTTTGGAAGATTTGGAATAAAAAGAATAAATGAAATAATAAAATTAGATTTAAAAAAAATCTATGGCAATTTAATTGGACAAATAATTCTAATTACTCAAAATGACTATAAAAATAATCTATTTAATGGAGAAAGAGGTATTCTTTTTAAAGAAGATTCCAAAATTTACGCTTTATTCAAAAGAGAGGATGAAAAATATAAAAAGATAAATTTTAATTTACTAAACAAATATGAACTTAGTTTTGCAACAACAATACATAAAAGCCAGGGTTCTGAATATAAACATGTACAAATAATAATAGAAGATCATCCATTTTTAACAAAAGAACTACTCTATACTGCAATAACAAGAGCTAAAGAAAGTATAGAAATAATATCAAGCAAAGATATTATTAAAAATGTTAGCCTAAAAACAATAGAAAGAGATTCAAAAATCTTAGAGCATATAGATGCATTAAATCAAATTGACAAATAA
- a CDS encoding exodeoxyribonuclease V subunit gamma has translation MYKIYKTNKVSRIYNKIKELTRNDDIFKKETIIIVKNNILSGEIKKYIANMNEVSYNLNIKQNIMKTIYKLSIKNHNIKNFLENNTLLLYSETEKFILYHILKDNKIKNIKEFKSTKNRYIFSLKIVNLFHKYYSKFSNLIEHWRQNKLLFKDKNENHSELMQKEMFDKLFENQINIFDLQEKIAKETTKTQQSIETKRIIIIEETREIDRKILYCLQKIFDITVYELILEDITQIKSTLIEELVPIKFQKCNSNMQIEQEIDIQSFKEKNFLASFKNNIIKDTPLLNLDNSFKIIEAKTKKREVEILVNNILHSTQNNNLKINDIVITYLSKDMDMYLPYIEEFLNKYEIEFNILDSKDISKSQSVTALKQLMKLFISYRGSISNFNRKEIIEFLSNTKVMNKFNISISELEYLIKFSDAVNINFGMNDTHKESLSYDKNFLNSWEDGFNRFLTSEIFNEKYECKNCQEVISFQDSDSIISLISIIRSLYEDIMYFKGQEYTIYEWAEIIDIFIDKYIKIENDNKIDEYIKTRIQYLKNFSRDFNDNLHKDYMEKVKGRKVEFALFKIMLEESLEQKSYQLNNQNTGILVASSDKIEYLQKSEIHFLGANELDSNIYFDNMNLLNEYYDHVNVEQDTISNLIKIIFAASNKFYFYYSTSESLNPESNKPKIINKIVNHIKNMGEELKIEIHPIENYNFEYFKQEKDDYLINYDTEAFNIATLLQKSNHSKFKQKRIKLKKQITLEIEDINKAMTNPYKYFYEEILNVYIKDISQISEIKENQEEQIIDIDNFNYKLMNNLIPIHECIRDEINENHILEIIDIIIENQIQKGIIPINIKKATVKEKFIVKFNEIKNNITINFQEFFKMQKADIILNKNIPINFEGETLEFKLKGKLKNIYKIDNQYYYINLEKKDYSQDKIIRKINLYIMGLILKSEIENIDSIQEIRILYENSKLSLDNKYINKIINSSDLVNLLKQIAYISSYPTPIYKDLIQKSLIKTKDINEFPTILITQIKSLKKSININKAMEFILKQKDITWCPYYNRFKDTHDLNIDKNLEKLLQDFYAKFI, from the coding sequence ATGTACAAAATATATAAAACAAACAAAGTAAGCAGAATTTATAACAAAATTAAAGAGCTAACTAGAAATGACGACATATTCAAAAAAGAAACCATCATCATCGTAAAAAACAACATTTTAAGTGGAGAAATTAAAAAATATATAGCCAATATGAATGAAGTCTCATATAACCTCAATATAAAACAAAACATAATGAAAACGATATATAAACTTTCAATAAAAAACCACAATATAAAAAATTTTTTAGAAAATAATACACTACTCCTTTACTCAGAAACAGAAAAATTCATTCTATATCACATATTAAAAGACAATAAAATAAAAAACATCAAAGAATTTAAATCAACAAAAAATAGATATATATTTTCATTAAAGATAGTAAACTTATTTCATAAATATTACTCTAAATTTTCAAATCTGATTGAGCATTGGAGACAAAATAAACTTCTTTTTAAAGATAAAAATGAGAACCATAGTGAATTAATGCAAAAAGAAATGTTTGACAAACTATTTGAAAATCAAATCAACATTTTTGACCTGCAAGAAAAAATAGCAAAAGAGACAACAAAAACCCAACAGAGCATTGAAACAAAAAGAATAATAATCATTGAAGAAACCAGAGAAATTGACAGAAAGATCTTATATTGCTTGCAAAAAATTTTTGACATTACAGTGTACGAATTAATACTTGAAGACATAACTCAAATTAAATCCACTTTAATAGAAGAATTAGTACCAATAAAATTTCAAAAATGCAACTCAAACATGCAAATAGAACAAGAAATTGATATTCAATCATTTAAAGAGAAAAATTTTTTAGCAAGTTTCAAAAATAACATTATAAAAGATACCCCTCTATTAAACTTGGATAATAGTTTTAAAATCATAGAGGCAAAAACAAAAAAACGAGAGGTAGAAATTTTAGTAAACAATATTTTACATTCAACACAAAATAATAATTTAAAAATAAATGATATAGTAATAACTTACCTCTCAAAAGATATGGATATGTACTTACCATACATAGAAGAATTTTTAAATAAATATGAAATTGAATTTAACATTCTAGATTCTAAAGATATCTCAAAAAGCCAAAGCGTAACTGCTTTAAAGCAATTAATGAAACTTTTTATTTCATACAGAGGATCGATTAGTAATTTCAACAGAAAAGAAATAATTGAATTTTTAAGTAATACAAAAGTAATGAATAAATTTAACATCTCCATAAGTGAATTAGAATACTTAATAAAATTTAGCGACGCAGTAAATATTAATTTTGGAATGAACGATACGCATAAAGAAAGCTTATCTTATGATAAGAATTTTTTAAATTCATGGGAAGATGGTTTTAACAGATTTCTCACATCTGAAATCTTTAATGAAAAATATGAATGCAAAAATTGTCAAGAAGTTATAAGTTTTCAAGATTCAGATTCAATAATAAGCTTAATAAGCATAATAAGAAGCTTATACGAAGACATAATGTACTTCAAAGGACAAGAATATACAATATACGAATGGGCAGAAATAATAGACATCTTCATAGATAAATATATTAAAATTGAAAATGATAATAAAATTGATGAATATATAAAAACAAGAATACAATACCTTAAAAATTTCTCAAGAGATTTCAATGACAATCTTCACAAAGATTACATGGAAAAAGTTAAAGGAAGAAAAGTTGAATTTGCTCTTTTCAAAATAATGCTTGAAGAAAGCCTAGAACAAAAATCATATCAATTAAATAATCAAAATACAGGTATACTTGTTGCAAGCTCCGATAAAATCGAATATTTACAAAAATCCGAAATTCACTTCTTAGGAGCTAACGAATTAGATTCAAATATTTACTTTGATAACATGAATTTATTAAATGAATATTATGACCATGTTAATGTGGAGCAAGACACCATTTCAAATTTAATTAAGATAATTTTTGCAGCATCAAACAAATTTTATTTTTACTACTCAACAAGCGAATCTCTAAATCCAGAAAGCAATAAACCTAAAATAATAAATAAGATAGTAAACCACATAAAAAATATGGGAGAAGAACTAAAAATTGAAATCCACCCAATTGAAAATTACAATTTTGAATACTTCAAACAAGAAAAAGATGATTACTTAATCAACTATGATACAGAGGCTTTTAATATTGCAACATTACTACAAAAAAGCAATCACTCAAAATTCAAACAGAAAAGAATCAAATTAAAAAAACAAATCACACTAGAAATAGAAGATATCAATAAAGCTATGACTAATCCTTACAAATACTTTTACGAAGAAATATTAAATGTATACATCAAAGATATAAGCCAAATAAGTGAAATTAAGGAAAATCAAGAAGAGCAGATTATTGACATTGATAATTTTAATTACAAGCTAATGAATAATCTCATACCAATACACGAATGCATAAGAGATGAAATTAATGAAAACCACATATTAGAAATAATAGATATTATAATTGAGAACCAAATTCAAAAGGGAATAATTCCTATAAACATCAAAAAAGCAACAGTAAAAGAAAAATTCATAGTAAAATTCAATGAAATTAAAAATAATATTACTATTAATTTTCAAGAATTTTTCAAAATGCAAAAAGCCGACATCATATTAAACAAAAACATACCCATTAACTTTGAAGGTGAAACGCTAGAATTTAAGTTAAAAGGAAAACTTAAAAACATATATAAAATCGATAATCAATATTATTACATCAATTTAGAAAAAAAAGATTACAGCCAAGACAAAATCATCAGAAAAATAAATCTATACATAATGGGGCTAATTTTAAAAAGTGAAATTGAGAATATAGATTCAATTCAAGAAATAAGAATTCTTTATGAAAACTCTAAATTATCACTCGATAATAAATATATAAATAAGATAATAAACTCTTCAGATCTTGTAAATCTACTAAAACAAATAGCATATATTTCAAGCTATCCCACACCAATCTATAAGGATTTAATACAAAAAAGTTTAATTAAAACAAAAGATATAAACGAATTTCCAACAATATTAATAACACAAATAAAATCTCTGAAAAAAAGCATTAATATTAACAAAGCTATGGAATTTATTCTCAAACAAAAAGATATAACATGGTGTCCATACTATAACAGATTTAAAGACACTCATGATTTAAACATAGATAAAAACTTAGAAAAGCTACTTCAGGACTTTTATGCTAAATTCATTTAA
- the pfkB gene encoding 1-phosphofructokinase: MIYTLTLNPSVDYKIFVDGFQKGCLNYVARDDFFAGGKGINVSSVLKNFQMESVIFGFLGGFTGNYIKNSLDLMGIEHDFVSIAGNTRINIKMMSDGKETEINGNSPAILQSDFQSLILKLKKLDKGMLVMSGSVPSSLGCGAYNEIAEHLSRDIQLIIDTSGLALRKVVDLNPFLIKPNIKELEEILDMNLNSTKELIDAGCKIVEMGVQNIIVSMGSDGAIFINNKDIFVASVPKINSVSTIGAGDSVVAGFIYAYQNGSSLCDSFRFGVASGTSTALKGQLCNLDDVNDTFDKVGIRRL, from the coding sequence TTGATATATACGCTTACGCTTAATCCTTCTGTTGATTATAAAATATTTGTAGATGGATTTCAGAAAGGATGTCTTAATTATGTAGCTAGGGATGATTTTTTTGCTGGTGGTAAAGGAATAAATGTAAGTAGTGTACTTAAGAATTTTCAAATGGAAAGTGTTATTTTTGGATTTTTGGGTGGATTTACAGGTAATTATATAAAAAACTCTCTTGATTTGATGGGGATAGAACATGATTTTGTTAGTATAGCTGGTAATACCAGAATAAATATTAAAATGATGTCAGATGGAAAAGAAACAGAAATTAATGGAAATTCACCTGCTATTCTTCAGAGTGATTTTCAATCTTTAATTTTAAAATTGAAAAAATTGGATAAAGGTATGTTAGTTATGTCTGGTAGTGTTCCAAGCTCACTTGGATGTGGAGCTTATAATGAAATAGCTGAGCATCTCTCAAGAGATATTCAGTTAATTATTGATACTAGTGGTCTTGCTTTGCGAAAGGTTGTAGATCTTAATCCTTTTTTAATCAAGCCAAATATCAAGGAACTTGAAGAAATTTTAGATATGAATTTGAATTCTACTAAGGAGCTAATTGATGCTGGATGTAAGATTGTGGAAATGGGTGTGCAAAATATTATAGTTTCAATGGGAAGCGATGGGGCTATCTTTATTAATAATAAAGATATTTTTGTGGCTAGTGTTCCTAAAATTAATTCAGTAAGCACTATTGGGGCAGGAGATTCTGTTGTTGCTGGCTTTATATATGCATATCAAAATGGAAGTTCTCTTTGTGATTCTTTTAGATTTGGAGTTGCATCAGGTACCTCAACAGCACTTAAAGGGCAACTTTGTAATCTTGATGATGTTAATGATACTTTTGATAAAGTGGGAATTAGGCGTCTTTAG
- a CDS encoding nicotinate phosphoribosyltransferase, protein MKNLSLFTDFYELSMMNAYFTKNINPKAKFEMFFRKTPFKNGYIILAGMHTLFNILKAFQFKEEEIKYLESLKYFDKNFLEYLKTFRLNIKISSIKEGRIVFPYEPILIIEGNLIELLLIEGIVLNTINFESLIATKTARIKEAGAKNLAELGLRRAQGINGALSASKAAYIGGADFTSNMLAGFKYNIPVTGTMAHSWVMSFESEEKAFWEYAKTYPNNVSLLIDTYDTLNSGLKNAIKVFKALKNKGNKNFSVRIDSGDLEYLSKEVRKKLDENGLFEVKIIISNELDEEIIMYLNSIHAPIDFWGVGTNLVTAKGDPNLAGVYKIISIKQNDEFIPKMKISNNIDKTTLPSQKGIARIYSNGQMIFDLIFLKEEEEEIKEMLSSKKKFIIFHPIQENIFKEIKTYESFEFLMHTAFEHNKTRKTFESSLEHIRKRAQGDLKKIDHTYKRIINPHIYKVSITEKLKNLRNMLTKKNKIL, encoded by the coding sequence ATGAAAAATTTATCACTATTCACAGACTTTTATGAACTTTCAATGATGAATGCTTACTTCACAAAAAACATCAATCCAAAAGCCAAATTCGAAATGTTTTTTAGAAAAACCCCATTTAAAAACGGATATATAATTTTAGCAGGAATGCACACTTTATTTAATATTTTAAAAGCATTCCAATTCAAAGAAGAAGAGATTAAATATCTAGAAAGTCTAAAATATTTTGATAAAAACTTTTTAGAATATTTAAAGACATTTAGATTAAACATAAAAATAAGCTCAATAAAAGAAGGAAGAATAGTTTTTCCCTATGAACCTATACTAATTATTGAAGGCAATCTAATTGAACTTTTGCTTATAGAAGGAATTGTATTAAATACAATAAATTTTGAAAGCCTAATTGCAACTAAAACAGCAAGAATTAAAGAAGCTGGGGCTAAAAATCTAGCTGAATTAGGTCTTAGACGAGCTCAAGGAATTAATGGTGCACTCTCAGCAAGCAAAGCTGCTTACATAGGGGGCGCCGACTTCACAAGCAATATGCTTGCGGGATTTAAATACAATATCCCTGTAACTGGCACAATGGCTCATAGCTGGGTAATGAGTTTTGAAAGTGAAGAAAAAGCTTTTTGGGAATACGCAAAAACATATCCAAACAACGTAAGCTTACTAATTGACACTTACGATACACTTAACAGTGGACTGAAAAATGCAATAAAAGTTTTTAAAGCACTAAAAAACAAAGGAAACAAAAATTTTTCTGTTAGAATTGACAGTGGAGATCTTGAATACTTAAGCAAAGAAGTTAGAAAAAAACTTGACGAGAATGGATTATTTGAAGTAAAAATTATTATATCAAACGAACTTGATGAAGAGATTATTATGTATCTAAACTCAATTCATGCTCCCATTGATTTTTGGGGGGTGGGTACTAATTTAGTTACTGCAAAAGGAGATCCCAATCTTGCAGGAGTATACAAAATAATATCAATTAAACAAAACGATGAATTTATTCCTAAAATGAAAATATCAAATAATATAGACAAAACAACATTACCTTCTCAAAAAGGAATTGCAAGAATATATTCAAATGGACAAATGATTTTCGATCTAATTTTTTTAAAAGAAGAAGAAGAAGAAATAAAAGAAATGTTAAGTTCAAAAAAGAAATTTATCATTTTTCACCCCATACAAGAAAATATATTCAAAGAAATAAAAACATATGAAAGCTTTGAATTTTTAATGCATACAGCCTTTGAACATAATAAAACTCGTAAAACCTTCGAATCAAGTTTAGAACACATAAGAAAAAGGGCTCAAGGCGACCTAAAAAAAATCGATCACACTTACAAGAGAATAATAAATCCACACATATACAAAGTAAGCATTACAGAAAAATTAAAAAACTTAAGGAACATGCTTACTAAAAAAAACAAAATTCTATAA
- the recB gene encoding exodeoxyribonuclease V subunit beta, protein MRKIIDKIKYNEKVLIEASAGTGKTYILENTITNLLTNKMYSPSDILVLTFTKKATEEMRIRILKSIKNAYQNSKTNKSLQTIYEQSNKIFISTINKFALYSLNNFQIETENFSIYSVKTSFKSEIDTIVYEFLRKTDSLKKELQIKEYELEIFKSNFKNTKDITQHMRQAYKRNKTKELGDWLKNQTTFEKILINKDKLIHNYNLIVEALNEMTMEEKRIFLNKHNQGIKTSEIKYTHEKDIVKITDILVNNKFFYKIIESNLKQNVTLSAKELKIQTDLIELSHQTSTYKEDENTLKKYIKLKVEHKILKYIENELAHTINETNTIDQKHIMINFKKYLESSNSKLLNSIKNRYKIILIDEAQDLDLIQIEIFEILNDCGIKIVFIADPKQIIYTFRNADISFYNQNIKYKIKDDARITLLTNHRSNKELVEPLNIMFDNIYNKTFTAKIEQTEFTKSITNPKNDENKIFVNEKKIEAINIIETEGNENVLQKTALTIKYLLTNGKIYDDNKLRQIKESDIKVLCRTSKEISLMDQELKNQDIKTSFKIEKSLFKTKEFNEIFYLIKCLDRKQNFHTLNYILTSKIINLPWELYLRLIEKNEIKYIEEAIIDIIHLLENQEITLIKAIDNIVSNKDLWISLAKNFSNSTFTEFAQSKKSYKEILITEKKFEELKNYETSLDFISKIYYEDKNIESLIYTLESLILNENIEQDEDQNTIQDSQSIEIMTIHKSKGLSLNIVFLIGDTQNNDNILKKSDTFYKFCLENKTEYDFLKLKKNQQFAKQKILNEEKNIFYVGTTRSRFALFIINKGTIINKMLELAEIKTIDGINLDFNVYNLIKINQFNKLEISNNKDIKLIPPTPINKNLFKKEHTHSYTSLAAIYKSNYYANQETKDDETYGNDDTLTDEILPRGKDIGNILHAIMKDINFSDAKDNFNNFQKINIALIQKKIEHFNSKLNTPKTQEILTKMIYNILNTKIKFINARLCDIQELQKEMEFLIKINSKIYKQKSLFKNHYKSDLTLNNGYIKGIIDLIFKINNRIYILDYKTNYLGKNLKDYNLTRLKKKMKQEQYDLQYKIYTLGMKKILFKNIEEYNKHFGGVIYLFTRAFQNATKEQSKTQNGIYFNIPNFKELDLEQIYLQLNN, encoded by the coding sequence ATGAGAAAAATAATAGATAAAATTAAATACAATGAAAAGGTATTAATTGAGGCTTCAGCAGGAACTGGAAAGACATACATACTTGAAAACACTATTACGAACCTACTCACAAACAAAATGTACTCTCCAAGCGATATCTTGGTGCTAACATTCACAAAAAAAGCAACAGAAGAGATGCGCATTAGAATACTAAAATCAATTAAGAATGCATATCAGAATTCAAAAACAAATAAATCTCTACAAACAATTTACGAGCAATCAAATAAAATTTTTATCTCAACAATAAACAAATTTGCACTATACTCTCTAAATAATTTTCAAATAGAGACAGAAAATTTTTCCATATACAGCGTAAAAACAAGCTTTAAATCAGAAATAGATACAATAGTTTATGAGTTTTTAAGAAAAACAGATTCATTAAAAAAAGAATTACAAATTAAAGAGTACGAACTTGAAATCTTTAAATCCAATTTTAAAAATACAAAAGATATAACTCAACATATGAGACAAGCATATAAAAGAAACAAAACAAAAGAACTTGGAGATTGGTTAAAAAATCAAACAACTTTTGAAAAAATACTCATAAATAAGGATAAATTAATTCATAATTATAACTTAATAGTCGAAGCACTAAATGAAATGACTATGGAAGAAAAAAGAATTTTTCTAAATAAACATAACCAAGGAATTAAAACCTCAGAAATAAAATATACTCACGAGAAAGACATAGTCAAAATAACAGACATACTTGTAAATAACAAGTTTTTCTACAAAATAATAGAATCTAATCTCAAACAAAATGTTACTCTATCAGCTAAAGAATTAAAAATACAAACCGATTTAATAGAACTTAGTCATCAAACAAGCACATACAAAGAAGATGAAAACACACTTAAGAAATACATTAAACTAAAAGTCGAACATAAGATACTTAAATATATAGAAAATGAACTTGCACATACTATTAATGAAACAAATACAATAGACCAAAAACATATAATGATAAACTTTAAAAAATACCTAGAATCTTCTAATAGCAAACTATTAAATTCAATAAAAAACAGATATAAAATAATATTAATAGATGAGGCACAAGATTTAGACCTAATACAAATAGAAATATTTGAAATACTTAATGATTGTGGTATAAAAATAGTATTCATCGCTGATCCTAAGCAAATAATTTATACATTTAGAAATGCTGATATATCATTTTACAACCAAAACATAAAATACAAAATAAAAGATGATGCAAGAATAACTTTACTAACAAATCACAGATCAAACAAAGAATTAGTTGAACCATTAAATATTATGTTTGACAATATCTATAATAAAACATTCACAGCTAAAATAGAACAAACAGAATTTACCAAGTCAATAACAAATCCCAAGAATGATGAAAATAAAATTTTTGTAAATGAGAAAAAAATAGAAGCAATAAATATAATCGAAACTGAAGGAAATGAAAACGTCTTACAAAAAACAGCACTAACAATAAAATATTTGCTAACAAACGGCAAAATTTATGATGATAATAAACTTAGACAAATTAAAGAATCAGACATCAAAGTACTTTGCAGGACGAGCAAAGAAATCTCTTTAATGGATCAAGAGCTTAAAAATCAAGATATAAAAACAAGTTTTAAGATCGAAAAGTCATTATTTAAGACTAAAGAATTTAATGAAATATTTTACCTCATAAAATGTCTAGACAGAAAACAAAATTTTCACACTCTAAATTATATATTAACCAGCAAAATAATAAACCTTCCATGGGAATTATATCTAAGGTTAATTGAAAAAAATGAAATAAAATATATAGAAGAAGCTATTATTGACATAATACATTTACTTGAAAATCAAGAAATAACATTAATAAAAGCAATAGACAACATTGTATCAAATAAAGATTTATGGATTAGTCTGGCAAAAAACTTTAGTAACTCTACCTTTACTGAATTTGCACAATCAAAAAAAAGCTATAAAGAAATTCTAATAACTGAAAAAAAATTTGAAGAACTTAAAAACTATGAGACAAGTTTAGATTTTATATCCAAAATTTACTATGAAGACAAAAATATAGAATCACTAATATACACTCTAGAAAGCCTAATCCTTAATGAAAATATTGAACAAGATGAAGATCAAAATACAATTCAAGACAGTCAATCTATAGAAATAATGACAATTCATAAATCAAAAGGACTCAGTCTTAATATTGTATTTCTAATAGGCGATACACAAAACAATGATAATATACTGAAAAAATCTGACACATTTTATAAATTTTGCTTAGAAAATAAGACAGAATATGACTTTTTAAAATTAAAAAAAAATCAACAATTTGCTAAACAGAAAATTTTAAATGAAGAGAAAAACATTTTTTATGTAGGAACAACACGATCTAGGTTTGCCCTATTTATTATCAATAAAGGGACAATAATAAACAAAATGTTAGAACTAGCAGAAATAAAAACAATTGATGGAATAAATCTAGATTTTAACGTATACAATTTGATTAAAATTAATCAATTTAATAAATTAGAAATCAGTAATAATAAAGATATAAAATTAATCCCGCCAACTCCAATAAATAAAAACCTATTTAAAAAAGAACACACACATAGCTACACAAGTCTTGCAGCAATTTATAAGTCCAATTATTATGCAAATCAAGAAACAAAAGATGACGAAACTTATGGCAATGATGATACTCTCACTGATGAAATACTTCCAAGAGGCAAGGATATTGGAAATATTTTACACGCCATAATGAAAGATATAAATTTCAGCGATGCAAAAGACAATTTCAATAACTTTCAAAAAATCAACATTGCCCTTATACAAAAAAAAATAGAACATTTTAATTCAAAACTAAACACACCAAAAACACAAGAAATACTAACAAAGATGATCTACAACATATTAAACACTAAAATTAAGTTTATTAATGCAAGATTGTGTGATATTCAAGAATTGCAAAAAGAAATGGAATTTCTAATCAAAATAAACTCAAAAATCTATAAACAAAAGTCTCTATTTAAAAATCATTACAAATCAGATTTAACATTAAATAACGGATATATAAAAGGAATTATTGATCTTATATTTAAGATAAATAATAGAATATATATTCTAGACTATAAAACAAATTATCTTGGAAAAAATTTGAAAGATTACAATTTAACAAGACTAAAAAAGAAGATGAAACAAGAACAGTATGACTTACAATACAAAATTTACACACTAGGAATGAAAAAAATACTCTTTAAAAACATAGAAGAATATAACAAACATTTTGGAGGAGTAATATATCTCTTTACAAGAGCATTCCAAAATGCTACTAAAGAACAATCTAAAACTCAGAATGGGATTTACTTTAATATACCAAATTTCAAAGAATTAGATTTAGAGCAAATATATTTGCAATTGAATAATTAA